The stretch of DNA aaaaactatttttaaaaatagaaaattagaaaaacgttctctttgaaattttgaaaatatttttttaatgatattttattcaataaatttgattattaagtaaattataaatatttaatgttaatatattattaaaaatatatatacattttaaagttaataaattttgtaaccttttttcccattacaataataaaatatgaataaataaatatgttttgagttttaagtttattttggatgaaaatattcaaaataactttttgttgtttttagttttctttacaattttttttttgtttttaaaaatgcacttttaaaaacagtaaagagaacgtgttttcattattttataaaattaaaaactaaaaatgacttgaaaatagtaatgagaacgcaaccttagatTTTCATAGACTAGgaaaaatttttaacaaataaaaaaatttaaaacactcATTACCCtcttatacaaatatatatattatgtatatatatatacatacatacatatatataatgcataaaaaatgatattttttcactttttaaagAGATTGTAagtcccaatattttatatattagactaaatttataatttttaaacaaaaaattaaataaggataattttgaaaaaatagtatggatttctataaatattatatttaaatcaaatataaaaatataatattatcaagaaaaaaatatccaaTATTTATAAGAACGTTTAAAcatataattgtaaaaaaattagaaattaaatatttccaAAAGTATTATCAGGAATTATGAATTTCgagaatttaaaaacttatctTATACTAAATGACTCGTAAAGAGCTCATATTAGTGAGTGACATCCTACATTAAATACGAAtataaataatgtaaataatagtttcttttttattttttattacaaagtCTCTATTTATCCTAACAAAGTAAATAATAGTTCTTATGAGATTAGGGATGtgcaaaatttcaattaaattgaaataaccaaatcgaGCATGTTAAAATTGGCGATtctattcaattcaatttatagaccgattcaattcgatttttaaaattgagtttttcaattatttcaattcaatttaatttttttattaaaataaattaaaataactaaaccgattgaaatgtcaaaaacatcactttttattaaaaattggtTGGTTCAGTTTGGtggtttagttattttgatttaattgaaattttgctCACTCGTAATTTCTTCTATCCATTTacactttgttatttttacttttttttttggtttgaacAACTATTTGATCGATTTAGTCTGATTTTTGAACAAAGTTTGATCTACTTGATTTGTACTATTACCAAGtcaaataattttcaatttgtgACACCGTCACCAATTTAAAGCTTATGTTCATGCaagataaaagaagaataagCTTATTGAGTAACGAAAAATGCTACGGTATATAGCAGTACGAATAACTTGAGATGATCGTCTTTATGCGACTTTCAATGCTCGTGATCTCAATTACGTCAAGAGAGATAAAATCACAAGTTGGATTTTCAGCCCTTGCGCATAGTAACGATCGAACTCGTAACTCACTGAATTGACACCGACATATTACTCATCCGATTGCTCGATTTATATTATGGAGATATAACTTGTATAATATAAAGAGTGTTTCAATATagcacataaaaataatatataataaaaatatgatgtAAACTTTGTATACTATATAAATACTTTTTCCATTATATAAGAAACTTTTATgctaaattaatttcctaattccTTCAAATGTTAATGATTGGGTAACGCCTACAAGCTTCATCCTTTCGGCAGCCCAACACCACCTCATctaaaatgaattatatatatgctgGGGGTTGACACGCCTTGCTTGGCAATGCCTGTCTCAGCTTTCCCAGCTTATATATACGAATCACCCGGATCCTGCATTCTCCGTGAAAGGGCGACCCACAAAGGAAATGAACGTAATAGCAAtttatgttgcacggaaataaaaataagaaatattttttataaaaaataaaaatgtgaaaacgaacgttttttaaaaaaaataggcataaataggaTTCGAAacgagaataaaaaatatttttgaaatgaagAAATGATATCTATAaagtgtttccgtgcaacatagataGCAATAAAAGATCTAATTATCATATATGATATCACCAAGTCAAGATCCGGATGCGAAGAACAAGTAGATCACACGGGTCCAAGCTGAAAAGGGTTGCCTTATTTTACCATATTTTCATACTTTCTCACCTCATCTGATAAGGGTTCGCTTCAAATCTCAAGATGCTATCTAATCGGACCCCATTAGCAATTAAAACTacgaatttaaatatttatcccTTTTGTGATCACAATTCAAATTGACACCCAAATTTTTGTGTCGATTCTACCCTAATTGCCCTTGCCTTTGTACTGAATTCCAGTGAAGGAAACCTTCCAAAGCCCAAATGGCCCAACTTGTACAGATCCAACCAGAGCTCTTGTTCCTCTTCAGCTTCAAGCCCGGTTCCAAACCCAATTTCCCAATTTCCAGTCTCTGCCCCTGCCTTTACTGAATTTTCGTTCATGCCCTCCACGCTGTCACCCTCGCTGCCCTCAAATTTTCTCCGCCTTTCCTGCTTCTGGCGGTTCTTTTTCCCGAGCCCCAAACACCTCCGCCCCATCATCCACGGGGCCTTGAAGAATGCAAGAGCGAGAAGGCTGACCAGAGCCAAGGGGCAGCAGCATACGGCCACGCAATCGGCGATCGCCCCTGCCACGCAGGACTTGCCGGAGCACTCCACCGGATCCCCGCCGTCCTCCGTCGAGCACCGGCTGGTCTTCCCGGCTTGCCCCCTTCTCGATGCTGACCCATCTTTACTTCGGACTCGAGACGGCCTCTCCTCCATTCGATCCGCGAAACCTGCAAACGATCGAGAATTGCAGCGCTATTGATCTCTCTAgactaaataataattaaaattattatgtttctAGGGTCACCTGAGATTGAGAAACAAGAAGACTATCCTTCTGGCCCAGATATACTGATGACTAATTTGGTGAAAAGCGGCGGCTGAATTGGATGTTTAATAGTTTTCCCCTTTGGAGTTGGAAGAGACTGTGGCCCTCTAAGCGATATCCCTGGGACAGAGACAGCTCAGGCCGAAGCTGAAGCCTAGTTCATCAAACGTTTCCTCCAATGGCATTTGCTCAAACTTTCCCTCGGAAaatctccttttctttttcctttttgctctctctctctctctctctctctccccctctgaCTCAGCTTTTGTTGACGaagaataaatttttagaaaagaGAGATAATTTCCGGTAAAGAGGTAATAAACTAATAATTCTTCTTGTTTTAAATTGCATTCTGCAAGCATAGGTAATTGTTTAAAGTTGCATAGAACAGAGTGAGTATTTTGTAAAACCCAACACTGAGATCGCATTCAATCTCAAGAAATGGGATTGCGAGTAGACCCATCAATCTGCCTACATTTATCATATACAGATtgaaatgatgaagaagaagaagaagaagaagcaacaaatTAAACACATTGATGATGGCATTCTAATGAAATAAGGAACAAACCTCTTCCGGTTGAATCTTCAGAAGAAAGAAGGGCTTCGCATCCCTCTTGCTAATAAATCTCCCTCTTTGAATGGGTGAGTGAGTTGGAGCAGCCATTTCGAACTTTATAGTGAGATTGGTTTTGTATAATAATCAAACCCCAGACATCTCTGATACGTAGGCGTATAATAAAATCGTTcgagactctctctctctctctctctctctctcagagttGCCGCTGTTAGTTTCTTGGGGACTGCACGAGACAGGCACATGGAGGCAGATGCCCTTTACTTTTAGctgagaaaaaataggagattGCTACGACATAATTAGTTACCTATATTTCAGGGCAGTGTAAAAAATAATGCtatgtatttgtatttataaatttatttttactttaagtaaaattaattaaaagctaTTGAAAACCCATTTCAGTTGCCGAAGGAGATGATGCGATTGTGCGCCGCCCACTCCCGGTGGCCAAAGTCCACCGACCACCGTGGTATTTTGCCAGTTTCAGTGCTCTTTTGCAAGTGATCATCACCGGCGGCAGCTGCCTTTTTATAAACAATTTCTTCTGCAAAGTAGCCGTGGTTGTTGCCCTTTTGCTTGAAACCTGATGAGTTATAATTAATACTTAGGCAGttgttcaaatataataattaattaatttatgtggGAAAACGTTTCGAGAAACTTGTGACTAATCAATTTATTATTTACAGGtaacttacaaaaaaaaattggttacaGATACAAGTGACCTCTTGTGCGAATCTTCTcatgcttaaattaatttttggataagAGTGTAGAATGTAAAAAAAGTAAAGTTATAATTTCTATAAACTTGTGAACGTACATTTATTATAGGACgagttttctattttcagaAGAGAAAATACACGAGAAAATAAGGTAgacctaaattttttttatgaatgagggctttaaaatttttttccaaCTATGAACTTCACAAAAacgtaaagaaaaaaaaaatgagagcttaaggaatttaacataatttattaacataaaaaataaaaaatatgcaatacaaatatcttataaaattacttaaagCCACAACTTGCTATTccccaaaaaaatcaaacctatCTCAATGAATACCCATGTATCAATaccaagagcaatctctctttaaatataaataatcatGGCATGTGCTAGAAAGTCATTTTTATTGCAAAGTGATGTTTTCATGAGTTTCATTATTGGTATTGATATAGAGGTACTCATTGACAAGTTTTATTCCTAAAAAGTcattatctattttattataaagcAGTAGCCACCTGACGTGGCCATCCCCAGCAAAACCCCTTTCAACGATGCAAATCGTTGGCGTCGGAAGCAGCAATGAAGATCCAAACACACACttaaaacaaattttgaaataagtaaATGAAAAAAGTGAGAGAAGAGATGGCTTATGATGTATATTTGttgagaaaatttgaaaaaaaatgaaaattgaagagGGTTGATTGCgagacaagaaaaagaagatcgCTGCAAGGCCAATTCCAACGATTGAGTTTAggtttaatttttagatttgaaaattaaagattagagatttattttagttttaaactgATAATATATTTGGGCTGGATGGTTAGGGTGGGTTTAAAAAAAAGTTTGGCTTGATTTTCTTAATCTCTTGGCTATATTAGTTCTTGGGTGATCCCACCAACATCTCGCCTACACCAATCTTTTAGTCAAGTCTCTCGCAAGTTCATTGTGGATCTCACACGAGCTTCTCATTTAAGTCTCTCGGAGTGATCTCCTCCAATCTTAGTCATCCAATgactttgttttgtttttgtggaTTTTTATTCCAATAGGCTTTTGAGCCTAAGGCTATCATTAGGCATGGGTCTACTTTATTGGACACAATaactttattaataataaaaataaaagtttggatgctaaatataaaaaaaaccaaactcataaaatatttaaaaattgttaTCTGGATACTTAATTGTAATACTTTTTAATAACACTTGTGTATTGATGTcgcacaaaatataatatattaatatataataattattaaaaatattataattaaatgtctaaataaaatattattaaactgGGAATTAGATGTTTGTGGTTAAAACAAACTATTAATTCCCCATCccaacccaaaaagaaaaagatcatgACACCAAGTGGGCCTCTCTCAATTTCAGGGCAGCCCACGAAGCCCGATCTCTGGCCAGTTACAGGATTAATGCGTCGGAATGGGCCATTTACCTAATTGGCCCAGGAACAAGCTATATATACAGTGGGGATCGATACATTGGCATTGATAGAAACGGTTTCTAAGAAACCCTAATGTCTGTCTGACACGGATGGGCGCGGCgtctcccttcttcttcttcttcttcttcttcttctgttttagggttttgatttttgttttcttatttgatCAGAGGATTAGTTTTCGAGGAGCGGGGCAAAGATGAACAATGCTTATTCTGACACCTCTTGTATGAGAAGTGCCGGCAGAGGCTCTTCTTTGAGCACATTAAGCTACTCTCTGAGCCCCCTTTCTCCTCTTTAACCTATATGttttaatttccaaaaatttatgtttttccgTATTTGAGAATGCCTTACAATTAGATTGGTAATCCTCTTCGATTCTGATTCATCCACATCCGATCTGTTGATTTACGATTCGAATGTCGAATTGTTTCTGTTAGCGTTCTCCGGTATGTTGAGCGGACTTTCAGGCAGCCCCCTTTTCTTGATAACGATGGAGAGGGAGGTGTTAATCTGCTCGAACAGTGATCCAGCTTTTGCTCTTCAGACTTGCTGAGATTAACTCCAATCTTTGAAGCTGGTCTAGTAAGCTCAAGTACATTTACTTAACAGCCTCTTTTGGATCAATCTCTTtgcttaaaaatgaaaaaataaagacaaaactgTCTTGTATTTTAGTCAATCTCTATCGCATATGATCTTGTGATCTATTGGCTTTTAGTTTCCGATTTCTTTTGCCGTATTTAGCTTAGATAACATTTGTTTCACTTTTCTTTTGTTGAACTTCTTGATGTTCAAACAAGATTGAACATTGAGCCTCCGTAAACCGTTTCAATTCAAATTCGATCATGTTAGTTTGTTTTCATGCCCTGTTCTAACGAGTACTTAAATGCCTCTCTTGTTGCCCTTTGGTTGGAAATATGTACTCGTCCAATCCAAGCTGAT from Diospyros lotus cultivar Yz01 chromosome 6, ASM1463336v1, whole genome shotgun sequence encodes:
- the LOC127804647 gene encoding uncharacterized protein LOC127804647 produces the protein MEERPSRVRSKDGSASRRGQAGKTSRCSTEDGGDPVECSGKSCVAGAIADCVAVCCCPLALVSLLALAFFKAPWMMGRRCLGLGKKNRQKQERRRKFEGSEGDSVEGMNENSVKAGAETGNWEIGFGTGLEAEEEQELWLDLYKLGHLGFGRFPSLEFSTKARAIRVESTQKFGCQFEL